From the Bdellovibrio reynosensis genome, one window contains:
- a CDS encoding HNH endonuclease, giving the protein MNSLSQLSNNELESRLKYLVQKERRLLHLILEHIREVDSRKLYLEKAYSSIYDYLIKELGYSGSAAMRRLEAARLLRDIPEVAERIQDGSLNLTQVGEISRAIKEKEKVSGEKISNLQKQALIEIVLGKTTQETQQELAQALDLPLKEYDTQRVQKDESVRLELTLTKEQHEKLLRCKDLAAHILLQEHGSIALADVIEFLANQYLDEKFKRKKASSSATVEDEAMTNLEINFPEAIVTTGAVVKNVEIGESSKETKSVTPKMRRMVFKRDKCCQYVDRTTGKVCGSTFALQVDHKVSKWAGGVNSLMNLQLLCGMHNRAKYYNEKGLKIRS; this is encoded by the coding sequence ATGAATTCACTTTCGCAGCTTTCAAATAATGAACTTGAGTCACGGCTAAAGTACTTAGTGCAAAAAGAGCGCAGACTCTTGCATCTTATCTTAGAACATATCCGCGAGGTCGATTCTCGGAAGCTCTATTTAGAAAAAGCTTATTCTTCCATTTATGATTATCTCATCAAAGAGCTTGGATATTCCGGATCGGCAGCCATGCGCCGACTTGAAGCGGCTCGATTGCTTCGTGATATTCCAGAAGTGGCCGAAAGAATTCAAGATGGTTCATTGAATTTAACCCAAGTGGGTGAAATTTCCCGAGCGATCAAAGAAAAAGAAAAAGTTAGCGGAGAGAAAATTTCAAATTTGCAAAAGCAAGCTTTGATCGAAATAGTTTTGGGCAAAACGACACAAGAAACTCAGCAGGAACTGGCGCAGGCTTTAGATTTACCCTTAAAAGAATATGACACTCAAAGAGTTCAAAAAGATGAGTCTGTACGGTTAGAACTTACACTGACTAAAGAACAACACGAAAAACTTTTGCGCTGCAAAGACTTGGCAGCTCATATCCTTCTGCAAGAACATGGGTCCATTGCACTTGCAGACGTGATTGAATTTTTAGCGAATCAGTATTTGGATGAAAAGTTTAAACGCAAAAAAGCTTCAAGTTCGGCAACGGTTGAGGATGAAGCGATGACGAATTTGGAAATTAATTTCCCGGAAGCAATAGTCACCACCGGAGCGGTGGTGAAAAATGTGGAAATCGGGGAAAGCTCAAAGGAAACAAAATCCGTCACTCCAAAAATGCGGCGCATGGTTTTTAAGAGGGATAAATGCTGCCAATACGTAGATCGGACAACGGGGAAAGTGTGTGGAAGTACCTTTGCTTTGCAAGTGGATCATAAGGTTTCAAAGTGGGCTGGTGGTGTGAATTCACTAATGAATTTGCAACTTCTGTGTGGAATGCATAATCGCGCGAAATATTATAACGAAAAAGGCTTGAAAATACGGAGCTAG
- a CDS encoding site-specific tyrosine recombinase has translation MELPLWIDFFDELQNVRGRSQNTVMAYRRDLELYIEYGKTSKMVSGFYEFMKKHKLSTRSQARVISSLRTYFKFCETRGMKCPELRELRPPKVKVGLPKVLTPQEFHQLFEAAEVQDAHKTARNQLTLLFLYGLGCRVSELIALNIVDFNQTDRWIKVLGKGNKERLVPLTEKLAENLTAYLKDHRTHLIRENSPAILINDRGHRPSRVDVWRWLAAWSARAGFPEPVNPHRFRHGCATALLEGGADLRSIQMLLGHASIQTTQIYTNVTTNTMARTIEEHHPLSAMPEMEK, from the coding sequence ATGGAATTACCTCTTTGGATCGACTTCTTTGATGAGCTGCAAAATGTACGAGGACGTTCTCAGAATACAGTGATGGCTTATCGCCGTGATCTGGAACTTTATATTGAATACGGCAAAACCAGCAAAATGGTCAGCGGGTTTTACGAGTTTATGAAAAAGCATAAACTTTCAACCCGCTCTCAGGCCCGTGTGATTTCTTCTTTAAGAACTTACTTTAAATTCTGTGAAACTCGCGGAATGAAATGCCCTGAGCTGCGTGAGCTAAGACCACCAAAAGTGAAAGTGGGTCTGCCAAAAGTTTTGACTCCGCAAGAGTTTCATCAACTTTTTGAAGCAGCGGAAGTTCAAGATGCGCACAAGACGGCGCGCAACCAACTGACTCTTTTGTTCTTGTATGGGTTGGGTTGCCGCGTTTCTGAGTTGATTGCTTTAAATATTGTTGATTTTAATCAGACGGATCGTTGGATCAAGGTTTTGGGTAAAGGTAATAAGGAGCGTTTGGTTCCTTTGACTGAAAAGTTGGCTGAGAATCTGACGGCTTACTTGAAAGATCATCGCACCCATTTAATCAGAGAAAATTCGCCAGCGATTCTGATCAATGATCGTGGCCATCGCCCCTCGCGCGTGGATGTGTGGCGTTGGCTAGCTGCTTGGTCAGCGCGTGCGGGTTTTCCTGAACCGGTGAATCCTCACAGATTCCGTCATGGATGCGCGACGGCGTTGCTTGAAGGCGGCGCGGACTTGCGTTCGATTCAAATGCTTTTAGGGCACGCGAGCATTCAAACGACGCAAATATATACGAATGTTACCACCAATACGATGGCTCGGACTATTGAAGAACACCATCCATTGTCGGCAATGCCGGAAATGGAAAAATAG
- a CDS encoding ATP-binding protein translates to MKIKSLIRENDRLVPVDVEISFIPGLPQVQFLGLPDQAIKESIHRIKSALRAQDFDFPKAQQVLVNLRPAHLKKSSRGLELAVALGILWESEQIRKPKLDEVFVYGELSLNGEVFEPDDLCEDFEDDQVTVWTGRVRDTTAPFDRAALSVLKDVQTPLVVAKQPRQFPLVRPQFGLDLNFPERQAEMLKLVALGEHSLLLAGPAGSGKSTFAKTLQSLLAAPSQDDIQEIIRNNKTKKDEVINWRPLIQPHHSTSPLGLIGGGIPPFKGEISRAHKGILVLDELLEFHPRAQEALREPMEESRIRIRRGRYYEDHPAENLVIATTNLCPCGDWTPQAKVVCGRSLKKCQSYMERLSGPLVDRFQVIFFTKKREDGQAQSGMDILAAIETARNFRKGLAGKDPRFVKPSGRWTWDELIRDLPSFYLQELFPKELASRRRDLATLRVARTFADLEACEKMLPAHVEKALKITFLPFESLKRLGC, encoded by the coding sequence ATGAAAATAAAATCTTTGATTCGTGAAAATGATCGGTTGGTTCCTGTCGATGTGGAAATTAGTTTTATTCCAGGTTTACCGCAGGTGCAATTCTTAGGGCTGCCGGATCAGGCTATTAAGGAAAGCATTCATCGAATTAAAAGTGCTTTGCGGGCGCAGGATTTTGATTTTCCGAAGGCGCAGCAGGTGCTAGTGAATCTTCGACCTGCTCATCTAAAGAAAAGTTCCCGGGGCTTGGAACTTGCGGTGGCGTTAGGAATTCTTTGGGAAAGTGAGCAGATTAGAAAACCAAAGCTCGACGAGGTGTTTGTTTATGGCGAGCTTTCCTTAAATGGTGAAGTGTTTGAACCTGATGATCTTTGTGAAGACTTTGAAGATGATCAGGTGACGGTGTGGACGGGGAGAGTGCGGGATACGACGGCTCCGTTTGATCGTGCGGCTTTGTCGGTGTTAAAGGATGTGCAAACGCCTTTGGTCGTTGCTAAGCAGCCCCGTCAGTTTCCATTGGTGCGGCCTCAGTTCGGCTTGGATTTGAATTTTCCTGAACGCCAGGCAGAGATGTTAAAGCTTGTTGCTTTAGGGGAGCATAGCCTTTTATTGGCAGGACCCGCGGGTTCTGGGAAAAGTACTTTTGCTAAGACTTTGCAGAGTTTGCTGGCGGCACCTTCCCAAGACGATATTCAAGAAATCATTCGTAATAATAAAACAAAAAAAGATGAAGTAATTAATTGGCGTCCGCTTATTCAGCCCCATCATTCAACTTCTCCGTTAGGTTTGATTGGTGGGGGTATTCCTCCGTTTAAGGGTGAAATTTCTAGGGCACACAAGGGGATTTTGGTTTTAGATGAGCTTTTGGAATTTCATCCGCGGGCGCAAGAGGCCTTGCGGGAACCCATGGAGGAGTCACGGATTCGCATTCGGCGCGGGCGTTATTATGAAGATCATCCGGCGGAAAATCTGGTGATCGCAACGACAAATCTTTGCCCTTGTGGTGATTGGACTCCGCAAGCGAAAGTCGTTTGTGGACGGTCCTTAAAGAAATGCCAGTCCTACATGGAAAGATTGTCGGGGCCGTTGGTGGATCGCTTTCAGGTGATCTTTTTTACTAAGAAGCGCGAGGACGGCCAGGCCCAGTCTGGGATGGATATTCTGGCAGCCATTGAAACCGCACGAAACTTCCGTAAAGGCCTCGCAGGCAAAGATCCGAGGTTTGTTAAGCCTTCAGGTCGGTGGACCTGGGATGAGCTTATTCGTGACCTTCCAAGCTTTTACCTGCAGGAGCTGTTTCCTAAGGAGCTGGCATCCCGCCGTAGGGATCTTGCAACGCTGCGAGTCGCTAGAACTTTTGCGGACCTCGAAGCTTGTGAAAAGATGCTGCCAGCCCACGTAGAGAAAGCTTTGAAGATCACTTTTCTGCCGTTTGAATCGCTAAAGAGGCTGGGGTGTTAG
- a CDS encoding SpoIID/LytB domain-containing protein translates to MSAFFIFVIAYVVFLSEAHSTPASKPLVRVRLLEVSKSLKISGSSLKFQNLGSRYQTVAIPAAAKAEVRVLEKDGKRLWALRVNDQDPEQLFHQNYLLVQGENLRLGAKPVPSQVVLNLNANKNVDVIGLVPLEDYVIGVIASEMPLSWPLETLKAQAVAARSYALAVMNERKDKPYQLESTVLDQVYQHVLTHNENDPLVKKAVQAVRSTEGIELYTADNKILKSFFHADCGGETTSAKNVWNAGPSAGVVVDKSCPFSPKAHWKLEVSKLELEKKLNISGLSKLELIRTPGEKRIKSVKVTFADSKTILLSSNELRQKLGFQELKSSLFDLKTVGSNYVFEGRGFGHGVGMCQWGSRALGKNGLSFRQILKHYYPLALLK, encoded by the coding sequence ATGAGCGCGTTTTTCATTTTTGTTATCGCCTATGTGGTTTTCCTTTCTGAAGCCCACTCTACACCCGCAAGTAAGCCCCTGGTTCGCGTTCGCCTGTTAGAAGTTTCTAAAAGCTTAAAAATTTCCGGTTCCTCTTTAAAATTTCAAAACCTAGGTTCGCGGTATCAAACGGTAGCTATTCCGGCAGCTGCCAAAGCGGAAGTGCGTGTCCTAGAAAAAGATGGCAAACGTCTTTGGGCTTTAAGAGTGAACGATCAAGATCCTGAACAATTGTTTCACCAAAATTATTTGCTAGTTCAAGGTGAAAATCTGCGTTTGGGCGCAAAGCCCGTTCCTTCACAAGTTGTTTTAAATTTAAATGCCAACAAGAACGTGGATGTCATTGGCCTGGTTCCGCTTGAAGACTACGTTATTGGCGTGATCGCAAGTGAAATGCCATTGTCATGGCCGTTAGAAACTTTGAAAGCGCAAGCTGTGGCAGCAAGATCCTATGCCTTAGCTGTTATGAACGAACGCAAGGATAAGCCTTATCAGCTAGAAAGCACGGTTCTAGATCAGGTGTATCAACACGTTTTAACCCATAACGAAAACGACCCGTTGGTGAAAAAAGCGGTGCAAGCCGTTCGTTCAACCGAAGGTATCGAGCTATACACTGCTGATAACAAAATCTTAAAATCATTTTTCCACGCGGATTGCGGTGGCGAGACGACTTCGGCAAAAAATGTTTGGAACGCTGGCCCCTCTGCGGGAGTGGTCGTTGATAAATCGTGCCCCTTTAGCCCCAAGGCTCATTGGAAATTGGAAGTTTCAAAATTAGAGTTAGAAAAGAAATTGAATATCTCGGGTTTAAGTAAGTTGGAATTAATTCGTACTCCGGGTGAAAAGCGCATTAAGTCCGTCAAAGTCACTTTTGCTGATTCAAAAACAATACTGCTTAGTAGCAACGAGCTTCGTCAAAAGCTGGGATTTCAAGAGTTAAAGAGTTCTTTATTTGATTTAAAAACTGTGGGAAGTAACTACGTTTTTGAAGGTCGTGGATTTGGTCACGGTGTAGGAATGTGCCAGTGGGGCAGCAGGGCCTTAGGAAAAAATGGATTGAGCTTCAGACAGATCCTGAAACACTATTATCCGTTGGCGTTACTCAAGTAA
- a CDS encoding slipin family protein produces MEFLIGVVVIGGIILSSMIKILNDWERGVVLRLGKAVGVRGPGLILLIPFIERMLKIDTRTVAMDVQPQDVITKDNVSMQVNAVVYFKVVSPLEAITKIEDYYFATSQLAQTTLRSVMGQYPLDDVLEHRDKINGALQGILDKHTEAWGIKVTMVEVKQIDLPKEMQRAMAREAEAERERRAKVISAEGEVQRAQKLQEASNTLSESPSALQLAYLQTLTEIAGDKTNTVIFPMPLDIIRPFFEMNKKN; encoded by the coding sequence ATGGAATTTTTAATTGGTGTAGTAGTCATCGGCGGTATCATCCTAAGCTCGATGATCAAAATTTTAAATGACTGGGAACGAGGTGTTGTTCTGCGTTTAGGTAAAGCTGTAGGTGTGCGTGGCCCTGGTTTGATTTTACTAATCCCATTCATTGAACGCATGCTTAAAATCGACACTCGTACCGTCGCTATGGACGTGCAACCCCAAGACGTGATCACCAAAGACAACGTCAGTATGCAAGTCAACGCCGTTGTTTACTTCAAAGTGGTTTCGCCCTTAGAGGCTATCACAAAAATCGAAGACTATTACTTTGCAACAAGCCAACTAGCGCAAACGACTTTGCGTTCAGTTATGGGTCAATATCCATTGGATGATGTGTTAGAGCATCGTGATAAAATCAATGGAGCATTACAAGGTATCCTTGATAAGCACACAGAAGCTTGGGGTATCAAGGTGACGATGGTTGAAGTAAAACAAATCGATTTGCCAAAAGAAATGCAAAGAGCCATGGCCCGTGAAGCAGAGGCCGAGCGTGAGCGTCGCGCGAAAGTCATCAGTGCTGAAGGTGAAGTGCAACGAGCGCAGAAACTTCAAGAAGCCTCTAATACTCTTTCAGAATCTCCGTCAGCCTTGCAGTTGGCGTATTTGCAGACATTGACTGAAATCGCGGGTGATAAAACCAACACCGTGATTTTCCCAATGCCGCTGGATATCATTCGTCCGTTTTTTGAGATGAATAAGAAAAACTAG